The following are from one region of the Quadrisphaera setariae genome:
- a CDS encoding GGDEF domain-containing protein, with translation MTPEPVDGLTPRVRARFMVAVAGGIVLLHLTHLTVAALVGVPVNRAPVLSSAAVWGGVLVWSYVRRDVLTAGATAAAFAVGAVALTADGLWSGSPGHEVLVAVGLTGLALGIGSFTSPRPLLLAGPVVVLCQLVLLLGSPPGPLAGYLAVAVAVVTAGVCGVSAWAQHMRTAALSLLAGSALVDPLTGLLNRRGMSSGFEALRASAPRGQHVAVVVLDVDRFKTVNDALGHDAGDQVLVTVADVLRATARRGDLAVRLGGEEMAWLGCWERAADAAAAAERLRSAVATAETPYGVRVTISAGVAVAAPTAQVASAAEVLSRLLVRADEAMYRAKAGGRDRVELAPPSDGPASAQDAESPRPADAGRGLSTAG, from the coding sequence CTCACCGTCGCAGCGCTGGTCGGAGTCCCCGTCAACCGCGCCCCTGTCCTGAGCAGCGCCGCGGTGTGGGGCGGAGTGCTGGTGTGGTCGTACGTGCGGCGTGACGTGCTCACCGCGGGCGCCACCGCGGCGGCGTTCGCCGTCGGAGCGGTGGCGCTCACTGCCGACGGCCTCTGGTCCGGCTCCCCCGGGCACGAGGTCCTCGTGGCGGTCGGTCTGACGGGCCTCGCGCTGGGCATCGGCAGCTTCACGAGCCCGCGGCCCCTGCTCCTCGCCGGTCCGGTGGTCGTGCTCTGCCAGCTGGTGCTGCTGCTGGGCAGCCCGCCAGGGCCCCTGGCGGGCTACCTGGCCGTGGCCGTGGCCGTGGTCACCGCCGGGGTGTGCGGCGTGTCGGCGTGGGCGCAGCACATGCGCACCGCAGCGCTCTCGCTCCTGGCGGGATCGGCGCTGGTGGACCCGCTCACAGGCCTGCTCAACAGGCGGGGCATGAGCAGCGGGTTCGAGGCGCTGCGGGCCTCCGCACCCCGCGGGCAGCACGTGGCCGTCGTGGTGCTCGACGTGGACAGGTTCAAGACCGTCAACGACGCCCTCGGTCACGACGCCGGTGACCAGGTGCTCGTGACCGTGGCGGACGTGCTGCGCGCCACGGCCCGCCGCGGCGACCTGGCCGTGCGCCTCGGCGGCGAGGAGATGGCCTGGCTCGGCTGCTGGGAGCGTGCTGCGGACGCCGCGGCGGCCGCGGAGCGCCTGCGGAGCGCCGTGGCCACCGCCGAGACCCCCTACGGAGTGCGCGTCACCATCAGCGCCGGGGTGGCCGTCGCCGCCCCCACCGCCCAGGTCGCCTCGGCGGCCGAGGTGCTGTCGCGGCTGCTGGTGAGGGCCGACGAAGCCATGTACCGCGCCAAGGCCGGGGGTCGCGACCGGGTGGAGCTCGCGCCGCCCTCGGACGGCCCCGCCAGCGCCCAGGACGCCGAGAGCCCCCGCCCCGCGGATGCGGGACGGGGGCTCTCCACCGCCGGCTGA